A DNA window from Shewanella baltica contains the following coding sequences:
- the ybgF gene encoding tol-pal system protein YbgF yields the protein MKRAVLITAMFLGVGAAVAAPAPVEDIAGGSGDDRLARIERIVKSRQQSELDMQRRLDTLQQEVLDLRGLTEQQNYQIEQMQQRQRQLYDELANLSSKASAAPAAAAATSTPSVASTNAASSSLSETASYESAVNLVLKERKYDDAIPAFRAFIKQYPDSVYAANANYWLGQLLFNKSEFAEAKQAFKTVVDRFSDSNKRGDSLVKLGMIAEKTGDKAGATQYYQQVVKDYANSAAARIAQQQLAAIKA from the coding sequence ATGAAACGTGCCGTCTTAATTACGGCAATGTTCCTTGGTGTAGGTGCTGCAGTTGCAGCACCTGCTCCTGTGGAAGATATTGCTGGTGGTTCGGGTGATGACAGACTTGCTCGCATAGAACGTATTGTAAAATCAAGACAACAAAGCGAGCTCGATATGCAGCGCCGTCTTGATACACTGCAGCAGGAAGTGCTCGATTTACGTGGTTTAACCGAACAACAGAATTATCAGATTGAGCAGATGCAACAGCGTCAGCGTCAGTTATATGATGAACTTGCTAATTTATCCTCAAAGGCATCTGCCGCTCCTGCAGCCGCAGCCGCGACATCCACACCTTCTGTAGCCTCGACGAATGCGGCTTCAAGTAGTTTAAGTGAAACTGCAAGCTATGAGAGTGCCGTTAACTTAGTCTTGAAAGAGCGTAAGTATGACGACGCTATTCCTGCCTTCCGTGCTTTTATCAAACAATACCCAGATTCTGTGTATGCCGCTAATGCTAACTATTGGTTAGGGCAGCTATTATTTAATAAGAGCGAATTTGCAGAAGCCAAACAAGCCTTCAAAACTGTGGTTGACCGTTTTAGTGATTCCAATAAACGGGGTGACAGTTTAGTGAAGCTTGGCATGATCGCCGAGAAAACCGGTGACAAGGCTGGGGCGACGCAATACTACCAACAAGTCGTCAAAGATTACGCAAACAGCGCAGCAGCGCGCATTGCACAGCAGCAACTGGCTGCAATTAAAGCGTAA
- the pal gene encoding peptidoglycan-associated lipoprotein Pal gives MDLNKLLKAMLVALPIMALSACSSTSESETDAMGSTNGSGSELNGGGIQTGGVGAMLSAEEQQRQQLEDLRKQHIIYFDFDRSEVQTDFAAILEAHGTYLVEHPSVRVLIEGHADERGTPEYNIALGERRAKAVAKYLQGMGVQPSQMSVVSYGEEKPLDFSRTDEGFGKNRRAVLVY, from the coding sequence ATGGATCTGAATAAGTTGTTAAAAGCTATGTTGGTAGCACTTCCAATTATGGCTCTTAGTGCATGTAGCTCAACTTCAGAATCAGAAACTGATGCAATGGGCTCAACAAACGGTTCAGGTAGTGAACTGAATGGTGGTGGCATTCAAACTGGTGGTGTAGGCGCAATGTTGTCTGCTGAAGAGCAACAACGCCAGCAGTTAGAAGACTTAAGAAAGCAACACATCATTTACTTCGACTTTGACCGCAGTGAAGTTCAAACTGATTTCGCCGCAATATTAGAAGCCCATGGCACTTACTTAGTTGAGCACCCAAGCGTGCGCGTACTGATTGAAGGTCATGCGGATGAGCGTGGCACGCCTGAGTACAACATCGCACTGGGCGAACGTCGTGCTAAAGCCGTTGCTAAATACCTACAAGGTATGGGCGTACAGCCAAGCCAAATGAGCGTAGTCAGCTATGGCGAAGAAAAACCACTTGATTTTTCTCGCACTGATGAAGGTTTTGGCAAAAACCGTCGTGCAGTTTTAGTTTACTAA